One part of the Helicobacter cetorum MIT 99-5656 genome encodes these proteins:
- a CDS encoding outer membrane protein, translated as MLKKVILLGALGVVANAEESSAFVGINYQVSMIQNQTKMVNENGTQKPLMKFPPYAGAGVQIGYKQFFGKKKWFGMRYYGFFDYNHNRFGVMKKGTPVGESGFIYNSFSFGGNTLTERDSYQGQYYLNLFTYGAALDTLWNFVNKENMVFGFMVGIQVAGDSWATSISKEISNYVKHSHNGSTYSPANFQFLFNFGIRTHIAKHNSLELGIKVPTITHKFFSLKNEKGDILEANIRRVYAFQISYMRDF; from the coding sequence ATGTTGAAAAAAGTTATATTATTAGGGGCATTGGGTGTTGTGGCGAACGCTGAGGAGAGCAGTGCTTTTGTAGGGATTAATTACCAAGTGAGTATGATACAAAATCAGACTAAAATGGTTAATGAAAATGGCACACAAAAGCCTTTGATGAAATTTCCCCCTTATGCAGGGGCTGGGGTGCAAATTGGTTACAAACAATTTTTTGGCAAGAAGAAGTGGTTTGGAATGCGTTATTATGGATTTTTTGATTATAACCATAACCGCTTTGGTGTGATGAAAAAGGGTACTCCGGTTGGCGAGAGTGGTTTTATTTATAATAGCTTTAGCTTTGGGGGCAATACCTTGACGGAAAGGGATTCTTATCAAGGGCAATACTATCTTAATCTATTCACTTATGGTGCGGCTCTTGATACACTATGGAATTTTGTGAATAAAGAAAACATGGTTTTTGGTTTTATGGTGGGCATTCAAGTTGCAGGAGATAGTTGGGCAACAAGTATTAGCAAAGAGATTTCTAATTATGTGAAGCATAGTCATAATGGCTCTACTTATAGCCCAGCAAATTTTCAGTTTTTATTTAATTTTGGGATTCGCACCCATATTGCTAAACACAATAGCTTGGAGTTAGGCATTAAGGTGCCTACGATTACGCATAAGTTTTTCTCTCTTAAAAATGAAAAAGGAGACATTTTAGAAGCTAATATCCGCCGTGTGTATGCGTTTCAAATCAGCTACATGAGAGATTTTTAA
- a CDS encoding branched-chain amino acid aminotransferase, which produces MIENLDWEHLGFNYIKTDFRFVAIYKNGSWSKGELVSENILQLSEASPVLHYGQACFEGLKAYRSKDNKALLFRPLENAKRLQDSCERLVMPKVSEELFLKACAQVVQANIKFLAPYRSGASLYLRPFVIGIGDNLGVKPASEYLFSVFCVPVGAYFKGGIEKNGARFISTTFDRAAPKGTGGVKVGGNYAASLLAHQKAIEQGYDDCIYLDPITHSKIEEVGAANFFGITQDNCFVTPHSPSILPSITRKSLMVLAKEFLNLEVKERDIFIDELSGFKEAGACGTAAVITPIREIRHNEKTYHFETPGKVTKQLYDLLLNIQQGEQKAPKDWVLEIPLNG; this is translated from the coding sequence ATGATAGAAAATTTAGACTGGGAACATTTAGGCTTTAATTATATTAAAACGGATTTTCGTTTTGTAGCTATTTATAAAAACGGCTCGTGGTCAAAGGGCGAGCTGGTGAGCGAAAATATTTTACAACTTAGTGAAGCTTCGCCGGTATTACACTATGGGCAAGCTTGTTTTGAAGGCTTGAAAGCTTATCGCTCTAAGGATAATAAAGCCTTGTTGTTTCGCCCCTTAGAAAATGCCAAACGCTTACAAGACTCATGCGAAAGGCTGGTTATGCCAAAAGTGAGCGAAGAGTTGTTTTTAAAAGCATGCGCTCAGGTCGTTCAAGCTAATATAAAATTCCTTGCCCCCTATAGAAGCGGTGCGAGTTTGTATTTACGCCCTTTTGTTATAGGTATAGGGGATAATCTAGGGGTAAAACCTGCTAGTGAATACCTTTTTAGCGTGTTTTGTGTGCCTGTGGGGGCGTATTTTAAGGGGGGTATAGAAAAAAATGGGGCGAGATTTATTTCCACAACTTTTGATAGGGCTGCTCCTAAAGGCACAGGGGGGGTCAAAGTTGGAGGAAATTATGCTGCAAGTTTGTTAGCCCATCAAAAAGCCATAGAACAAGGCTATGATGATTGCATTTACTTAGACCCCATAACACATTCTAAAATTGAAGAAGTAGGGGCGGCTAATTTTTTTGGCATAACACAGGATAATTGTTTTGTAACCCCCCATTCGCCTAGCATTTTACCAAGCATCACCAGAAAAAGTTTGATGGTTTTAGCTAAAGAATTTTTAAATTTGGAAGTCAAAGAAAGAGATATTTTTATTGATGAATTAAGCGGTTTTAAAGAGGCTGGGGCGTGCGGGACAGCGGCGGTGATTACGCCTATTAGAGAGATTAGACACAATGAAAAAACCTATCATTTTGAAACGCCGGGCAAAGTTACTAAACAGCTCTATGATTTGCTTTTAAACATCCAACAAGGCGAGCAAAAAGCCCCAAAAGATTGGGTGCTTGAAATTCCATTGAATGGTTAG
- a CDS encoding type II methylase, with protein MASNAVLKDFKNLDAFYTNPKIARFCLERLRNLITQNLGLDLINFHFLEPSAGNGSFVYALKELGITNLLALDIAPNAQSIQKKDYLKEFIKFNQKRIVVGNPPFGHRGKLALDFLNKSLNEAPIVAFILPNLFKRYSIQKHIDERAKLVLSVNLEKNAFIFNERPYDVKCVFQVYMHKNTALNLKDERIYNPPKIRHNDFITYIHNNTPNTLKYFNKEEYQWDFAVVRQGFYDYNEKITNAKLLVKNRQYFFIKAHSKEALAIINKIDFNKLAHKNTQVLGFSTYDFVEEYCRLKELYA; from the coding sequence ATGGCTAGTAACGCTGTATTGAAAGATTTTAAAAACCTAGACGCTTTTTATACAAATCCAAAAATCGCACGCTTCTGTTTAGAGCGATTAAGAAATCTCATCACGCAAAATTTAGGGCTAGACTTAATCAATTTTCATTTTTTAGAGCCAAGTGCTGGAAATGGAAGTTTTGTTTATGCGTTAAAAGAATTAGGAATTACTAATTTGCTCGCCCTTGATATTGCCCCCAACGCTCAAAGTATTCAGAAAAAAGATTACTTAAAAGAATTTATCAAATTCAATCAAAAGCGTATTGTTGTCGGTAACCCTCCCTTTGGTCATAGGGGAAAATTAGCCTTAGATTTTTTAAACAAATCTTTAAACGAAGCACCCATTGTTGCGTTTATTTTGCCTAACTTATTCAAACGCTATTCCATTCAAAAACATATTGATGAGCGTGCAAAATTGGTTTTGAGTGTCAATTTAGAAAAGAACGCCTTTATTTTTAATGAGCGTCCCTATGATGTGAAATGCGTTTTTCAAGTCTATATGCATAAAAATACTGCCTTAAATCTTAAAGATGAACGCATTTATAACCCTCCAAAAATCCGCCATAATGACTTTATAACCTATATCCACAATAACACGCCAAACACCCTTAAGTATTTCAACAAAGAAGAGTATCAATGGGATTTTGCGGTTGTGAGACAGGGCTTTTATGATTACAACGAAAAGATTACAAATGCAAAATTGCTTGTCAAAAACCGGCAATATTTTTTCATTAAAGCCCATTCAAAGGAAGCCCTAGCCATTATTAATAAAATTGATTTTAATAAACTTGCTCATAAAAACACACAAGTTTTGGGATTTTCTACCTATGATTTTGTGGAAGAATATTGCAGACTAAAGGAATTATATGCTTGA
- a CDS encoding class 1 fructose-bisphosphatase: MDYKHFKGTHANIVIEIISLLEKGAKKAQEILEKPDAGSYTKSENSSGDTPIKADLALDKFLEENFLGLEKIKSVFSEEKEMPITKENGSYCIAYDPLDGSSVMEANFLVGTIMGIYENDFKAQNLVASLYVVFGHKIELVIALDKVYRYAFYQNQFHFIEIITLENKGKIIASGGNQKDFSLGLKKALNTLFEENYRLRYSGAMVADVHHLLIKKGGVFSYPQKKLRKLFEVFPLAFMIEKAKGEAFCFNKGIKERLLEQGVASYHEKCECYLTSAYEAKILEEHLKGE; this comes from the coding sequence ATGGATTACAAACATTTTAAAGGCACGCATGCAAATATTGTTATAGAAATCATCTCTCTTTTAGAAAAAGGGGCTAAAAAAGCTCAAGAAATTTTAGAAAAACCTGATGCAGGGAGTTATACCAAATCAGAAAATAGTAGCGGAGATACCCCTATCAAGGCGGATTTAGCCCTAGACAAATTCTTAGAAGAAAATTTTTTAGGTTTAGAAAAAATAAAAAGTGTCTTTAGTGAAGAAAAAGAAATGCCTATTACTAAAGAAAACGGCTCTTATTGTATCGCTTATGACCCCTTAGATGGGAGTTCGGTTATGGAAGCAAATTTCTTAGTTGGCACGATTATGGGAATTTATGAAAACGATTTTAAAGCTCAAAACTTAGTCGCAAGCCTTTATGTGGTTTTTGGACATAAAATTGAATTAGTCATAGCCTTAGATAAAGTCTATCGCTATGCTTTTTATCAAAATCAATTCCATTTCATAGAGATAATTACTTTGGAAAATAAGGGTAAAATCATCGCTAGTGGGGGCAATCAAAAAGACTTTTCTCTAGGACTAAAAAAAGCTTTAAACACGCTTTTTGAAGAAAATTACCGCTTACGCTATTCAGGAGCCATGGTAGCTGATGTGCATCACTTATTGATTAAAAAAGGTGGGGTGTTTTCCTACCCCCAAAAGAAATTACGCAAGCTTTTTGAAGTCTTTCCACTAGCTTTTATGATTGAAAAAGCTAAGGGGGAAGCGTTTTGTTTCAATAAGGGCATTAAAGAGCGTTTGTTAGAACAAGGCGTAGCAAGTTATCATGAGAAATGCGAATGCTATTTAACAAGTGCTTACGAGGCTAAAATTTTAGAAGAACATTTAAAGGGAGAATAA
- the rpe gene encoding ribulose-phosphate 3-epimerase, translating to MKVAPSLLSADFMCLAQELESVNNADFLHVDVMDGHYVPNLTMGPVILENVAQMCKVPLDVHLMVENASFFVELFAPLKPHFISIHAENEKHPHRVLQRIKNLGITPGVVLNPHTHEESIKYLLESVGLVLLMSVNPGFGGQKFLDLVLEKCLKIKALMKQYNPSCLLEVDGGVNDKNILQLKEVGVDIVVSGSYIFKSKNRKLAIEGLQNVRKSLA from the coding sequence TTGAAAGTAGCCCCAAGCCTTTTGAGTGCTGATTTTATGTGCTTGGCACAAGAGTTAGAGAGTGTGAATAACGCCGATTTTTTGCATGTTGATGTGATGGATGGGCATTATGTGCCTAATTTAACCATGGGTCCTGTTATTTTAGAAAATGTTGCACAAATGTGCAAAGTGCCTTTAGATGTGCATTTAATGGTAGAAAATGCGAGTTTTTTTGTAGAGCTATTTGCCCCTTTAAAACCACATTTTATTAGCATTCATGCAGAAAATGAAAAGCATCCCCACAGAGTGTTACAACGCATCAAAAATTTAGGCATAACACCCGGAGTGGTGCTAAACCCCCACACGCATGAAGAGAGCATTAAATATTTATTAGAAAGCGTAGGTTTAGTGCTTTTAATGAGTGTCAATCCGGGCTTTGGCGGGCAAAAGTTTTTAGACTTGGTGTTAGAAAAATGCTTGAAAATCAAGGCATTAATGAAGCAATATAACCCTAGCTGTCTTTTGGAAGTGGATGGGGGCGTGAATGACAAAAATATTCTTCAGCTTAAAGAAGTAGGCGTAGATATTGTGGTCTCTGGAAGCTATATTTTTAAATCAAAAAATCGTAAGCTTGCCATTGAAGGCTTACAGAATGTTAGAAAATCTCTTGCATAA
- a CDS encoding 3'-5' exonuclease, with product MLENLLHKDIQVLIARLKHQDISLSTLESLLSRLVCDEINLEYLKACGLNFMETNDNLITLKNLKTPLKDEVFSFIDLETTGSCPLKHEILEIGAVQVQGGQIINRFETFIKVKSVPDYITELTGIAYEDTLNAPNIKEVLQELRLFLGNSVFVAHNANFDYAFLERYFVEKLHSPLLNLKLCTLDLARRSILSMRYSLSFLKELLGFDIEISHRAYADALASYRLFEVCLLNLPSYIKTTIDLIDFSCCAKTLIKRPPRAFKNSQSSKSFPLFERVQDFSRPKPTTSPLELALF from the coding sequence ATGTTAGAAAATCTCTTGCATAAAGATATTCAAGTATTAATCGCTCGCTTAAAGCATCAAGATATTTCCTTAAGCACGCTTGAAAGTTTGCTCTCTCGCCTTGTTTGTGATGAAATCAATTTGGAATACTTAAAGGCATGTGGGTTGAATTTCATGGAAACTAACGACAATTTAATCACGCTCAAAAACCTTAAAACCCCCCTTAAAGATGAAGTTTTTTCCTTTATTGATTTAGAGACAACAGGCTCTTGCCCCCTAAAACATGAGATTTTAGAAATTGGAGCTGTGCAGGTTCAGGGGGGGCAAATCATCAATCGTTTTGAAACTTTTATTAAGGTTAAAAGCGTGCCAGATTATATCACTGAGCTTACAGGTATTGCTTATGAAGACACCTTGAACGCTCCAAATATCAAAGAAGTTTTACAAGAATTACGGCTTTTTTTAGGCAATAGCGTGTTTGTGGCTCATAACGCTAATTTTGATTACGCTTTTTTGGAGCGGTATTTTGTAGAGAAATTGCATAGCCCGCTATTGAATTTGAAGCTTTGCACTTTGGATTTGGCTAGGCGTTCTATTTTGTCTATGCGTTATTCTTTGAGCTTTTTAAAAGAGCTTTTAGGATTTGATATTGAAATTAGCCATAGGGCTTATGCAGATGCATTAGCTAGTTATAGGCTCTTTGAAGTGTGCTTGTTGAACTTGCCTAGTTACATCAAAACAACAATAGATTTGATAGATTTTTCTTGCTGTGCGAAGACCTTAATCAAAAGACCTCCAAGGGCTTTCAAAAACTCTCAAAGCTCTAAAAGTTTCCCTTTATTTGAAAGAGTTCAAGATTTTTCAAGACCAAAGCCGACAACAAGCCCCCTTGAGTTGGCTTTGTTTTAA
- a CDS encoding NFACT family protein: MKFFLLKKFSEFLNTQTSFNLKRLNQAQFLLETFCQDAKKYAFVLDFNVPYIGLSQKPLESVLKNTLALDSCLNKFTKNAKILQANMIDNDRILEIKGFKNLAYKSENFILRLELIPKKANLIILDKEKCVIEALRFNDRVAKNDILGTLPPNTYAHKEECLDFKGLLEILEKDFLFYQHKELERKKNQIIKRLNTQKERLSEKLEKLEKPKKLQLEAKELQTQASLLLTYQHLINKHQNSVTLKDFENKECVIEIDNSMPLNAFINKKFTLSKKKKQKSQFLYLEEENLKEKIAFKEHQINYVKEASEGSVLDMFMPVKNPKIKRPMSGYEVLYYKDFKIGLGKNQKENVKLLQDARANDLWMHIRDIPSSHLIVFCQKNTPKDEIILELAKMLIKMQKDVFSSYEIDYTQRKFVKMIKGANVIYSKYRTITLKDT; the protein is encoded by the coding sequence ATGAAATTTTTTCTTCTAAAAAAATTCAGCGAATTTTTAAACACCCAAACAAGCTTTAATCTCAAGCGATTAAACCAAGCTCAGTTTCTTTTAGAGACTTTTTGTCAAGATGCTAAAAAATACGCCTTTGTTTTAGACTTCAATGTGCCTTATATCGGCTTGTCTCAAAAACCACTAGAAAGCGTTTTGAAAAACACTCTAGCCTTAGATTCTTGCTTGAATAAATTCACTAAAAACGCCAAAATTTTACAAGCTAACATGATTGACAACGACAGAATTTTAGAAATCAAGGGCTTTAAAAACCTAGCTTATAAGAGTGAAAATTTTATCTTGCGTTTAGAACTCATTCCCAAAAAAGCGAATCTCATTATTTTGGATAAAGAAAAATGCGTCATAGAAGCCTTGCGTTTTAATGACAGGGTAGCCAAAAACGATATTTTAGGCACATTGCCCCCTAACACATACGCCCACAAAGAAGAGTGTTTGGATTTTAAGGGCTTGTTAGAAATTTTAGAAAAAGATTTTTTGTTTTACCAGCATAAAGAATTAGAACGCAAAAAAAATCAAATCATCAAACGATTGAACACCCAAAAAGAACGCTTGAGTGAAAAATTAGAAAAACTAGAAAAGCCCAAAAAATTACAGCTAGAAGCTAAAGAGTTGCAAACTCAAGCGTCGTTGTTACTAACCTACCAGCATTTAATCAACAAACACCAAAATAGCGTTACTTTAAAAGATTTTGAAAATAAAGAATGCGTGATTGAAATTGATAATAGCATGCCTTTAAACGCCTTTATCAACAAAAAATTCACTCTTAGCAAGAAGAAGAAACAAAAATCACAATTTCTGTATTTAGAAGAAGAGAATTTAAAGGAAAAAATCGCCTTTAAAGAACACCAAATCAATTATGTTAAAGAAGCTTCAGAAGGAAGCGTTTTAGACATGTTTATGCCGGTTAAAAACCCTAAGATTAAACGCCCTATGAGTGGGTATGAAGTGCTGTATTACAAGGATTTTAAAATCGGCTTAGGGAAAAACCAAAAAGAGAATGTGAAGCTATTACAAGATGCAAGGGCGAATGATTTATGGATGCATATTAGAGACATTCCTAGCTCGCATTTAATCGTTTTTTGCCAAAAGAACACGCCCAAAGATGAAATTATCTTAGAATTAGCCAAAATGTTAATCAAAATGCAAAAAGATGTGTTTAGTAGTTACGAAATTGACTACACACAGCGAAAATTTGTCAAAATGATTAAAGGAGCTAATGTTATTTACTCAAAATACCGAACTATTACCTTAAAGGACACTTAA
- a CDS encoding NAD(+)/NADH kinase, which translates to MKEIIKSIGVFVRPTHSQNPFFEEIIKAKELVLELLEKERFESFVIDDLRDKNAIEKTDAFLCLGGDGTMLGALRMIHLDNKPCFGVRMGNLGFLTAIELNELKSFLQALKQNAVKLEEHLALEGRIEKTYFYAINEIVIAKKEALGVLDIQACVSHTPFNTYKGDGLIIATPLGSTAYNLSANGPIVHALSQSYIVTPLCDFSLTQRPLVLGAEFCLSFCVNKDALVVIDGQATYDLKAHQKLYIQKSPTTTKLLQKNSRDYFKVLKEKLLWGESPSKKR; encoded by the coding sequence ATGAAAGAGATAATAAAAAGTATAGGCGTATTTGTGCGTCCCACTCATTCTCAAAACCCTTTTTTTGAAGAGATTATCAAAGCTAAAGAGCTTGTTTTAGAACTTTTAGAAAAGGAAAGGTTTGAAAGCTTTGTCATTGATGATTTAAGAGATAAAAACGCTATAGAAAAAACCGATGCATTTTTATGCTTAGGGGGTGATGGCACCATGCTTGGGGCTTTGAGAATGATACACCTTGACAACAAGCCTTGTTTTGGGGTTAGAATGGGGAATTTAGGGTTTTTGACCGCTATTGAATTGAACGAATTAAAAAGTTTTTTACAAGCACTCAAGCAAAATGCAGTTAAATTAGAAGAACATTTAGCCTTGGAAGGGCGTATTGAAAAAACCTATTTTTACGCCATCAATGAAATTGTGATTGCCAAAAAAGAAGCTTTAGGGGTTTTAGACATACAAGCTTGTGTAAGCCATACGCCCTTTAACACCTACAAAGGCGATGGGCTTATCATTGCCACGCCACTAGGTTCAACCGCCTATAATTTGAGTGCTAATGGACCTATCGTGCATGCCTTAAGCCAAAGCTATATTGTAACACCCTTATGCGATTTCTCTCTAACGCAACGCCCCCTAGTTTTAGGGGCGGAGTTTTGCTTGAGTTTTTGCGTGAATAAAGACGCTCTTGTAGTCATTGATGGGCAAGCGACTTATGATTTGAAAGCCCACCAAAAACTATACATTCAAAAAAGCCCCACGACCACCAAGCTCTTGCAAAAAAACTCAAGAGATTATTTTAAAGTGCTTAAAGAAAAGCTATTATGGGGGGAAAGCCCTAGCAAAAAAAGGTAA
- a CDS encoding outer membrane protein, translating to MKNFFSKPMCLLALAGSMNVASGMDNNGVFIGAGYLQGVAQMHANIHSQKQATNTTIKGFNVKAGYQFFFGKYFGLRAYGFFDYAHANALKLKNPNYKGVPSDIEKISDTLHSIQDGANQVSSIAHQASSMVSNVQGNQISEEASQIGSYQSQTQNTLNQITGIMNKFNPQTFEPNMLTYGGAMDLMVNLVNNGIMSLGAFGGVQLAGNSWIMATPDFVGVLSTQMRVSKKATSFQFLFNVGGRLRILKHSSIEMGVKFPMLKKSPFITAKNMDLGFRRVYSWYVNYVFTF from the coding sequence ATGAAAAACTTTTTTTCTAAACCGATGTGTTTGTTGGCTCTTGCAGGCTCTATGAATGTGGCATCAGGCATGGATAATAACGGCGTTTTTATAGGGGCAGGTTATTTGCAAGGGGTTGCACAAATGCATGCCAATATCCATTCTCAAAAACAAGCCACTAACACTACTATTAAGGGCTTTAATGTAAAAGCAGGGTATCAATTTTTCTTTGGAAAATACTTTGGCTTGCGTGCTTATGGATTTTTTGATTATGCCCATGCAAATGCTCTCAAGCTTAAAAACCCTAACTATAAGGGTGTTCCTAGTGATATTGAAAAAATATCAGACACACTCCATAGTATTCAAGATGGTGCAAATCAAGTAAGCAGTATAGCTCATCAAGCTAGTTCGATGGTTTCTAATGTGCAAGGCAATCAAATTTCTGAAGAAGCTTCTCAAATCGGTAGCTATCAGAGTCAAACGCAAAACACTTTGAATCAAATCACTGGAATCATGAATAAATTTAATCCCCAAACTTTTGAGCCAAACATGCTCACTTATGGGGGGGCTATGGATTTGATGGTCAATCTTGTCAATAATGGCATTATGAGTTTGGGGGCTTTTGGTGGGGTGCAATTAGCCGGAAATTCATGGATTATGGCAACGCCTGATTTTGTGGGTGTGTTATCTACTCAAATGCGCGTGAGCAAAAAAGCCACTTCTTTTCAATTTTTATTCAATGTGGGTGGACGCTTAAGGATTTTAAAGCATTCTAGCATTGAAATGGGTGTCAAGTTCCCTATGCTTAAGAAAAGCCCTTTTATCACTGCAAAGAATATGGATTTAGGGTTTAGGCGTGTGTATTCATGGTATGTGAATTATGTTTTCACTTTCTAG
- a CDS encoding DUF262 domain-containing protein, protein MAKIESENSSLRDILVAQNKFYYQIPNYQRPYQWSVEQCEQLLEDLFLSYALEKESDYFCGSLVLINSSAKTYDIVDGQQRLSTFILLSKVLATLYDTHLDAENKECLQESLSDRHREKRERLSFALGFNSKKDFHYALEHFDNAPMNDNKNNYLKNAVFLKDYLLKKEIKEINDFISWLYDKVVFIKMTCPNTDMALRIFNVLNARGLPLSALDIFKAELLRQTKEYEQEYFVSRWNDLYQKCLDNDLKIERLFSLYLMYLNPVTSREKMDKRLVTWFNKLNKTPLKYLNSVEEFLNAYLEILEMQDKYAYLLSYETSDYCKIILVSSLLHYEYEDFKELKILTTKFFYQNWVAGRKTSQIAQTCCNIITTLKEKKSLKEIEKLMVKYLNDYKVTQYFKENLKDSKLYEKLYNKKSSWLKPVLILVEYFISDNPNPNYIKMDSELHIEHVLPQNPKPLSQWIRDFNELEREIYTHSLANLTLLRGKKNKEALNRDFNEKKKIYMGESVVLENKKIFSLKSCYYITSHDVCKYTEWTPKSLQKRERELINLIESVLKL, encoded by the coding sequence ATGGCAAAAATTGAAAGCGAAAATTCTAGTTTGAGGGATATTTTAGTTGCACAAAATAAGTTTTATTATCAAATCCCTAATTACCAACGCCCTTATCAATGGAGCGTTGAGCAATGCGAACAGCTTTTAGAAGATTTGTTTTTAAGCTATGCATTAGAAAAAGAAAGCGATTATTTTTGTGGCTCATTAGTTTTAATTAATTCTAGTGCTAAAACCTATGATATAGTGGATGGTCAACAACGCTTAAGCACTTTTATATTGCTCTCTAAAGTTTTAGCCACCCTTTATGACACGCATTTAGACGCTGAAAATAAAGAATGTTTGCAAGAGAGTTTGAGCGATAGACACAGAGAAAAAAGGGAGCGCTTAAGCTTTGCTCTAGGGTTTAACTCTAAGAAAGATTTTCATTACGCTTTAGAACATTTTGATAACGCCCCTATGAATGATAATAAGAATAACTACCTAAAAAACGCTGTGTTTTTAAAAGACTATCTCCTTAAGAAAGAAATTAAAGAAATCAATGATTTTATTTCTTGGCTTTATGATAAAGTGGTGTTTATCAAAATGACTTGCCCTAATACGGATATGGCGTTAAGGATTTTTAATGTTTTAAACGCTAGGGGTTTGCCTTTGAGCGCGTTAGATATTTTTAAGGCGGAGCTATTAAGACAAACTAAAGAATATGAGCAAGAATATTTTGTGTCTAGATGGAATGATTTGTATCAAAAATGCTTGGATAATGATTTAAAGATAGAAAGATTATTCAGCTTGTATTTGATGTATTTAAATCCGGTAACTTCTAGAGAAAAAATGGATAAAAGGCTGGTTACTTGGTTTAATAAGCTTAATAAAACCCCTTTAAAATACCTTAATAGCGTAGAAGAATTTTTAAACGCTTATTTAGAGATTTTAGAGATGCAAGATAAATACGCTTATTTGTTGTCTTATGAAACTTCTGATTATTGTAAAATTATTCTTGTATCAAGTTTATTGCATTATGAATACGAAGATTTTAAAGAGCTTAAAATTTTAACCACTAAATTTTTTTATCAAAACTGGGTTGCTGGGCGTAAAACTTCACAAATCGCACAAACTTGCTGCAACATCATCACTACTTTAAAGGAAAAGAAAAGCCTTAAAGAGATTGAAAAGCTTATGGTTAAATACCTTAATGATTATAAAGTAACCCAATATTTCAAGGAAAATTTAAAAGACTCTAAATTATACGAAAAGCTTTACAATAAAAAAAGCTCATGGCTTAAACCAGTTTTAATCTTAGTAGAATATTTTATCAGCGATAACCCTAACCCTAATTACATTAAAATGGATAGCGAATTACACATTGAGCATGTTCTGCCCCAAAATCCTAAGCCCTTAAGCCAGTGGATAAGAGACTTTAACGAATTAGAAAGAGAGATTTATACGCATTCTTTAGCTAATCTCACGCTTTTAAGGGGCAAGAAAAACAAAGAAGCACTAAATAGGGATTTTAACGAAAAGAAAAAGATTTATATGGGCGAAAGCGTTGTTTTAGAAAATAAGAAAATTTTTAGCCTTAAATCTTGCTACTACATTACAAGCCATGATGTATGTAAATACACAGAATGGACACCTAAAAGCTTGCAGAAAAGAGAAAGAGAACTCATCAATTTAATTGAAAGCGTGCTAAAGCTCTAG